CCGTTTCTTTTCTGCTTTTCCTTGCCATGCTCAGCCCACCTTTCTCTGTTCGTAATCTTTCTGCTGCGCTGCCAGCGCCAGAAGCTGCAACGCCTTTTTGTATTCGTCCTCATGGGTAAAGGTAATATCCAGCTCCTTCTTCCCACGGACGCGGATGCTCTGTACCATGTGAATGAGCGCCCTGCGGTCTAAGGTTTCCAGCGTGGAGAACTGCGTAAACTGTGAAATCCAGCGGTTGCGCTCACTCCGGTTTTCCAGCACCTCCGTGAGTTTTTCCTTGAGAACGCGGACGCTCTCGCGGATGTCCTCAGCCTGCTTGGTGTACTTTGCCTTATAGGAAGCGTATTCTTCCTTGGTAAGCATACCCCCCACAAGACTCTCATAAAGCCGTGCCTTGAACTCCAGCACCTGCTCCAACCGGCGCTCGTTGTCGGTGATGTGGTCGCTGTATTCCTTGGCAAGCGCCTGATTGATGCTGGTCTGGTCAATGCCGGTCAGCAGCGCCTCCAGAGAAGCAATATTGCCGATATAGGCTTTCAGGCTGTCCCGCACACAGTCGATCAGGCTGCTTTCTTTCAGCATGACCGGATGGGCGCAGCCCTTTTTCTTGCCGGTAGGACAATAATAGTAGTGGTACTCCTTGCCGTTTGCACGGTTGGTCTTGCGGGTCATGCGGCTTCCGCAGCACCCGCAGATCAGAATACCGGAGAACAGGTACACCGTATCCTCGTTGGGAGAAGTGCGGGTATCCAGTCCCTTAATGCGCTGCACCAGCTCAAAATCCTGACGGGCAATCAGCGCTTTATGGGCATCCGGGACGCGCACCCACTCGGAGGCGGGGCGCTGCTCCATCTGCTTGATCTTGTAATGCGGCGTACCCTGTTTGCCCTGCACCAGCGTTCCGGTGTAGGTTTCGTCCTGCAAGATGCGGATGATGGTGGTTGCCGACCACTTGCAGTCAGCCTTGTCCGCATAGCCCTTTTTCGCGTAGGGCAGACCGTTGTTCTTCTTGTACGCCAGCGGGGAGAGAATACCCAGCCGGTTCAGCTCTGCCGCGATCTTGGAGGCGCTTGCGCCCTCCAGCCGCATACGGAAGATGTCGCAGACAACGCGGGCGGCGTAGGGGTCAGGGACGAGCAAATTCTTGTTGTCCTCGGCTTTCATGTAGCCGTACACCGGGAACGCGCCGACGAAATCGCCGTTGCGCCGCTTCACGTCCAGAGAAGAACGGGTCTTGATGGAACTGTCCCGGCAGTAGGCTTCGTTCATAATGTTCTTGACCGATACGGCCAGATCATCGCCGCTGTCGTGGGCGGTGTCGATGCTGTCGGTGATGGCGATGAAGCGCACCCCATAGGCCGGGAATACCCGGCGCAGATACCGGCCGGTTTCAATGTACTCGCGCCCCAGCCGGGAGAGGTCTTTTACAATGACGCAGTTGATATTTCCATCGGTGACATCCTGCATCATTTCCTTGAATGCGGGACGGTCGAAGATGATGCCGCTGTATCCATCGTCGATCTTTTCGGAAACGACCTCAATATCCGGGTTGTGCTCCACAAAGTTTTCAATGAGCTTGCGCTGATTGGAAACGCTGTCACTCTCGCTGGAATGATCGTCGGTGTAGGACAGGCGGATATAAGCGGTGGCTTTGAATTTAGGCATGAAAAAGCACTCCTTTCTCCCGGACTGCTCCCGCATGAAAATAGTGGTTATCTGGCTATTAGGTTTTCATCCTTTTCCACACCGATCATAGCACTCTCTGCGGAAAAAAGCGAGGATGTCGCTCAGCGCAAAATGCCTTGCAGACATTCCTCCAACGTAACACCGTTCCCGGCGAAGCAGGCGTTTACCACGAAATCGCCGCAGCGGAAGCGGTAAGGATTTTTGATCTGGCGAATAAAGGCGGCAATGCGTTCTTCCTTGGGAAGATTTTTGTCTACGGATACTTCCCGGATGTCCACCAGTTCATCCGTGTGGATTTGGGTTTCGTTTGGTGTCGGCTGCATCATGGCGATCTCCTTTCTCGGTTTGGTGGGTTTCCTCAAGGTCACATGAATGCGCTGACGGGAAAGGCCATCAGCGCATGGTATCTGACTTTGAGAGGCGGCTGCGCGGGCAGAATTGGAGCCACATAACATAATGGCGAATACCGGCGCAGCCGCTCTGCTTGTCCATTTGAGAAGATCCATCCTATTTGCCACGCGCCCCGGATAGTGGGCATGATGCAGGCCGCCCTTGGCAGGGCTGTCATAACTCCACGATACCGCTGCCTCAAAGAGCTGGCGCATACCGCAGGGTTCCCCCTCAAGTCTGTGGGAGGGCGTGAGCAAGTTTCATTATCCGCCGCGCTGTCATCGCGCCCGATTTGCCGAATCGGGTCTAAGGCTGCGTAGATCGCTCGGATGGCTTTTCCGGAATCACCTCCTTGAAGCCATCGTCGTGGCGGCGCACCTTATGCCGCTATCACGCGGGTTTTGTGCCTGCATCATGGTCTATTCAGTTTTCAACGTTCGGTGAAAGGCTTCGTGGAGAATGTCCCTTCACCTATCGCCGATTTTGGGCCACTTTTGCACCCTGTTTTCAGCAATCAGGGAAAAGTTTTTTCATTTTCTTCATCGCCGCGCCGATGCTCTTGGAAATATTCTGATGGCTGACACCCTCGGCTGCGCCAATCTCATCAACCGTCATCCCATCCACGAAATACATCCACACCCTGCGGAACTGCGTATCCGTCAGGTGCTTCCGAATCTGCGTGACCTTTCTGACGCTGCGGTGGATTGCCTCTGCCCGGTCATGCGCCTGCTCCATGCAGACATCCACGGCAGGAATGGAGGCCGCTTCCTCGGATAGCTCATCCAACGCAAGCGTGTGATTGGCATAGACGTGAGCTTCCTTTTCGGAGGCGTGATAGTCCTCGTCCGACAGGGCTTTCCATTTCAGAAATTCTTTCTCGCTGGCAAAGTCCTCGCGGGTCAGGCGGACGATGACTTCATTGGCGTCCATATAAACGATGGCATCGGGGTCTTTCTTATTCAGCGCATAGATGCTTTTTCTATTAAACATTTTGTTCCTCCGTTCAGATCCGAGTGGGTAAAAAGGTCTGAACGAAGGGCGGCGGGGAGCGGCAGCCCACGGCGAAAAAGTGCCGGGAACGACAAAAAGCGCCCACACAGGCATAAAAGCCTGCATGGGCGCTTCGGTGCGGTTCAGTATGGAAATTGTCGGCGGCTGTCGGAGGGCATAGGTATCCTACGGTGTCCGGGTATCGTCCGGCTATGCTCCCGGCGCGGCTTGTTGCCGCAGCATTAGCGGCACCTCCTGTGCTCTCCTGTCATACGCATAGGTCCCTTTCATCTGAAAAATGTTGGGACAGCAAAAACAACGGCCGCCCCGTACAGAGCAGCCGCCGTTTTCCCTATACCATACGCTGCTTTTCAGTACCGCAAGGATGGGTGTCCTGTTATCGTCGTATTCTGATTTCTTTTAGGGCATTTCAGGACTATCCACAAGGGATACGCTGAACTCCTGCGCGGTTGCCCCCTCCGGCAGCAGCTTTGCCATGACCACCAGCCGCTGATTGCCGCTGTTGGCCTTGTCATACTTCCGGCAGCAGGTGGAGAGGGTCAGAACGGTATCTTCCTCGGAGAAGGTCACGCCATCAAAGTCAAGCCAGTTTTTCCGCGCAATCGTCTCAAAGAAGCTGGTCAGATCATCTCCCGTGGGATCAGGCGCAATATAGTCAAAGCCAATATCCGTGACGAATAGCGCGGTGATCTGGAAAATCATGTCCTCGCCATCCACAGAGAGATAGATATACGGATGCTCCTTTACAAAGTCTGCGTCCATATAACGGTAGAGCTTGGTGAACCGCACACCGTCCGGGTCGCAGTTGCTGGCGGAGTGACCGAAAACAGTGGTGTTTTTGTCCAGCTTATCCCTGCCGCCGATTTCGTTTTCACAATGGGCATAATAGCAGCCCCACATGGCATACTCACCGTTTTCATCCAGCTTCAGGTAATAGCCGTTGTCCTCCGCCTGCATCACGGGATCGTCTACCTCCGCACCGGGGATATACAGCCATGCCACGGTGTCGGGATTCTTCGCTCTGGCTTCCGCCAACTCTGCCTGCCTGTCCACCGAGGGGATAACTTCGCCCGCGGGAGTCGCTGATGGCTGAGACGCAGATGTGCCGGAAGGCGTTCTGTCGGGAATGTCGATAGGCTCCGTCCCTTTCTGATAGCAGCCCATGACTGCCGTGGTCATGGCAAAGAGAAGGACGGCCATGCAGATGATCGGACGAATGATTCTTGTGATTCTTTTCATAATGCTGTCTCCTTGCCGCGCTGGGATAGCGGCGCAGCTCAAAATGTCATTGATTTGTTTCTTGTAGCGAAAAGAGAACAGCGCAGCTTCAGGGCGAGATGCCCGTCCGCTGCGCTGTCCGATGTTCGCTTATGGGGTCATGCCAGCGGCTTTGATGTTTAGCCGTATGTCAGCCGGTCACTTCTTGCAGCGCCAGAGGAAGGTCACGATCTGCGCTCTGGTGCAATCCGCATTGGGGCTGAATGTCGTGCTGGTGGTTCCCTTGGTGATGTTCTCCTTGACCGCCCACAATACCGCATCAGCATAGTAGGCGGTGGACTTCACATCAGCAAAGGGATTGGCTGTACCCGCTGTCGGGGACTTCTCAGAACGCCACAGGAATGTGACGATCTGGGCACGGGAGCAGGTCATGTTGGGGCTGAACGTGGTGTCGCTGGTGCCCTTGGTGATGCCGTTTTCTACTGCCCACAGCACAGCGTCGTAGTAGTAGCTGCCCACAGGAACGTCGGTGAAGGGCATGGTGCTGGTTTTAGAGGCGGGGCTTCCAGCGGTGCGCCACAGGAAGGTCACGGCCTGCGCACGGGTGCAGATGCCGTCCGGGGAGAAATGGGTATCATCGGTTCCCTTGGTAATGCCGTTCTCCACTGCCCAATCCACAGCATCCTCATAATAGCTGCCGGTGGCTACATCCACAAACACGCCGGTCTGGGGGTTGCCGTTGGCTTTCATAAAGATGACCTCGATGGTATGGGTTCTGCTGACATTCTCAAAGGTGTAGGACTTCACCGCGCCGATGCTCTTGCCGTCGATCTTGACGTTGGCGACAGCATAGCCCTTATCCGGGGTGATGGTGAAGGTCTGATCCCGGCCCTCACGGACGCTGACATTGCCGGAGGGAGAAATGGAGCCGCCAGCCCCGGCAGTTGCCTTGATGGTGTAATAGCTGTAAGAATGGCCGCTGCCATTATAACGCCAGTGTGCCGTATAGGTTCGGTTGCCAGTGCTGCCCGTTGGGATGGTGACGGTCATATTGTTCTCGCCGTCAAGCCCCGTGCCGCTCCAGCCGGTGAAGGTATAGCCGGATTTGGTAGGATTCTTGAGGGTGAAAGTCCTCGTCTCGATGGTGTAGGTGTCGGGATTGCCCTCCGCAGTGCCGCCGGCCAGATCATAGGTGATCGTGTACTCGGTGGGTGCAGGCGCGTCCTTTTCGAAGATGGCCTTGACCTCCACGTTGTCGTTCGGCATGAGGAACTTGTTGTTCTTGATGGTCACGCCGCCGCTGATGACTTGCCACTCCTTGAAGTGGTAGCCCTCTTTGGGCATGG
This DNA window, taken from Dysosmobacter welbionis, encodes the following:
- a CDS encoding recombinase family protein, with translation MPKFKATAYIRLSYTDDHSSESDSVSNQRKLIENFVEHNPDIEVVSEKIDDGYSGIIFDRPAFKEMMQDVTDGNINCVIVKDLSRLGREYIETGRYLRRVFPAYGVRFIAITDSIDTAHDSGDDLAVSVKNIMNEAYCRDSSIKTRSSLDVKRRNGDFVGAFPVYGYMKAEDNKNLLVPDPYAARVVCDIFRMRLEGASASKIAAELNRLGILSPLAYKKNNGLPYAKKGYADKADCKWSATTIIRILQDETYTGTLVQGKQGTPHYKIKQMEQRPASEWVRVPDAHKALIARQDFELVQRIKGLDTRTSPNEDTVYLFSGILICGCCGSRMTRKTNRANGKEYHYYYCPTGKKKGCAHPVMLKESSLIDCVRDSLKAYIGNIASLEALLTGIDQTSINQALAKEYSDHITDNERRLEQVLEFKARLYESLVGGMLTKEEYASYKAKYTKQAEDIRESVRVLKEKLTEVLENRSERNRWISQFTQFSTLETLDRRALIHMVQSIRVRGKKELDITFTHEDEYKKALQLLALAAQQKDYEQRKVG
- a CDS encoding DUF6870 family protein, translated to MRQLFEAAVSWSYDSPAKGGLHHAHYPGRVANRMDLLKWTSRAAAPVFAIMLCGSNSARAAASQSQIPCADGLSRQRIHVTLRKPTKPRKEIAMMQPTPNETQIHTDELVDIREVSVDKNLPKEERIAAFIRQIKNPYRFRCGDFVVNACFAGNGVTLEECLQGILR
- a CDS encoding sigma-70 family RNA polymerase sigma factor, encoding MQAFMPVWALFVVPGTFSPWAAAPRRPSFRPFYPLGSERRNKMFNRKSIYALNKKDPDAIVYMDANEVIVRLTREDFASEKEFLKWKALSDEDYHASEKEAHVYANHTLALDELSEEAASIPAVDVCMEQAHDRAEAIHRSVRKVTQIRKHLTDTQFRRVWMYFVDGMTVDEIGAAEGVSHQNISKSIGAAMKKMKKLFPDC
- a CDS encoding class B sortase; the protein is MKRITRIIRPIICMAVLLFAMTTAVMGCYQKGTEPIDIPDRTPSGTSASQPSATPAGEVIPSVDRQAELAEARAKNPDTVAWLYIPGAEVDDPVMQAEDNGYYLKLDENGEYAMWGCYYAHCENEIGGRDKLDKNTTVFGHSASNCDPDGVRFTKLYRYMDADFVKEHPYIYLSVDGEDMIFQITALFVTDIGFDYIAPDPTGDDLTSFFETIARKNWLDFDGVTFSEEDTVLTLSTCCRKYDKANSGNQRLVVMAKLLPEGATAQEFSVSLVDSPEMP
- a CDS encoding S-layer homology domain-containing protein, whose translation is MGKQRYYPTTYTVTVSNDGNGTGTATPSTAATGTEITLTAMPKEGYHFKEWQVISGGVTIKNNKFLMPNDNVEVKAIFEKDAPAPTEYTITYDLAGGTAEGNPDTYTIETRTFTLKNPTKSGYTFTGWSGTGLDGENNMTVTIPTGSTGNRTYTAHWRYNGSGHSYSYYTIKATAGAGGSISPSGNVSVREGRDQTFTITPDKGYAVANVKIDGKSIGAVKSYTFENVSRTHTIEVIFMKANGNPQTGVFVDVATGSYYEDAVDWAVENGITKGTDDTHFSPDGICTRAQAVTFLWRTAGSPASKTSTMPFTDVPVGSYYYDAVLWAVENGITKGTSDTTFSPNMTCSRAQIVTFLWRSEKSPTAGTANPFADVKSTAYYADAVLWAVKENITKGTTSTTFSPNADCTRAQIVTFLWRCKK